CCATCTAAAAAACCATGCACAAAAACATCTTTACAACCTGCCTCAGCAGCTATTTTAGTAAGTCCCTTTAAATGCTCAATATGAGAATGAACACCACCATCAGACACTAGGCCAATGAAATGCACTTTCTTATTATTGTCTTTAGCATATTTCAAGGCATTTTTCAAAACAGGCTCATCCGCCAGTCTGCCTTCTTCTATTTCTACATTGATTTTTTCTAGCTGCTGATACACCACCCTACCGGCTCCTAAATTCATATGACCCACTTCAGAGTTTCCCATTTGACCGTTAGGCAAACCTACCGCTCTTCCAGAAGCCTCTAATGTACTGTGAGGATAAGTGCTCATTAAATGGTCAAAATAAGGAACATTCGCCTTTTCAATGGCAGAACGCCACTCTTCTCCTACTTTAGGAATTCCCCATCCATCTAATATGATTAATGCTACTTTCTTATTCACGTCTTTATATGTTTAGTGTTTATACTTCTTTTTTTTGCTGTGTATTAAACAGCAATTATTTCTTATTAATTGACAGCTCGGTAAAACATGGTGCTGCAGTTTTCTGGTCTAAGAACCTTTTTAGCCATTTCCTGAAAATTTTCAGGCGTAATAGCTGCCAATTTCTCCGCATCTTTATTACACAACTCAGGGTCGCCATAATTTGCGGCAAAAGCCAAATTCATGGCTCTCGTGAGCAATTCTATTTCAGAAAATTGAATCGAAGCTTCTGCCTGGTTTTTAACCTTTTCTAGCTCCGTTTCTTCCATAATTTCCTCTGTCAATTTAAGAACAATTTTTTCGACAGCTTCATTCCCTTTTTCTATACTTATTCCTTCATTTAAATTCCCGCTTATCATCAATAAACCTGGATCCAAAGAAGAAGAAATGTAAGCATTGATATTATTAAAAAGCCCTTGTTCTTTCACCAATTCCTTATACAGTCTGGATGATTTACCTCTGCCTAATACATCACTAATCAAATCTGCCTTATGAAAATCCTCCTCATACCTACCTGGCATGTGATATGCTTTGTAAAGAGCACTTAAAGGCACTTTAGCTTCCGTTTCTAAAAATCTTGCTTCTGTTTGAACAGGTTCTAGAGGAAGTTTTCTTTCCTTTTTGGGCCCTGCCGGAATATCACCAAACCATTTTTCGGTCAATCTTTTAACCTCTTCCAACGAAATATTTCCTGCCACTACTAGTGTAGCATTATTGGGTCTGTAATGTGTAAAGAAAAAGTCTTTAACGTCCTCTAAAGTTGCATCTTCAATATGTTTGATTTCCTTACCTATAGTAGCCCATTTATAAGGGTGATTTTTATAAGCCAAAGGCCTCATTTTTAACCAAACGTCTCCATAAGGTTGACTTAAGTAACGCTGCTTAAATTCTTCAATAACCACCTTACGCTGCACTTCCAGTACTTTAGGGTCAAAAGAAAGACTCAGCATTCGGTCAGATTCTAACCAAAAAGCCGTCTCAATATTTGATACAGGAAGTGTGATATAATAATTAGTAACATCTGGCGATGTAAAAGCGTTATTTTCCCCTCCTACTTTTTGCAGTGGTTCGTCATAACTTGGAATATTTTTGGAGCCACCAAACATCAAATGCTCAAACAAATGGGCAAAACCTGTACGGCTTTCATCCTCATCTCTGGATCCTACATTATAAACAATATTAAAAGCGGCTATGGGTGTGGTCTTATCTTCATGTAGATATACTTGAAGACCATTTTTTAAGGCGAAATGTTGGTACGAAATCATTAATTCGGTTTTGCTTAATGCACGGCAAAAATAAGGCTATTTGAAGATTTGAGAGATTATTTACGCTAAAATCATACTATTTTTTTACCTTCAAATTATCAAAAGAAAACCGATTGAAGACAAAATCTTATGTGGGCGGCTGGAAGTCCATTTTTTATTCGTTCCATGTCATTAAAGAAGCTGGACTAGGAAGTGTAGCCAAAACCATCACTTCTAAAAACACTTGCAAAACCTGTGCTTACGGCATGGGAGGTCAAAAAGGCGGCATGGTAAACGAGGCCAACGACAAAATAGAGATTTGCAAAAAGAGCCTTCAAGCTCAATTAACAGACATTCAAGCCCCTATTCCTACCGGATTTTGGGAAGAGAATAGTATAGAACAGCTCCGCAAACTAAGACCTAGAGAATTAGAAATGCTGGGCCGGTTACAGCATCCGCTCTTAAAATTAAAAGGAGAAAGCCATTATAAAGCCATCACTTGGGAGGAAGCACTTTCTAAAATAGCCGACAAGTTTAAAGCTACCGCTCCAAATAACACCTTCTTTTATAGTTCAGGAAGAAGTAGCAATGAAGCTGCTTTTTTACTGCATCTTTTTGCGAGAATATACGGAACTAATAATGTAAACAACTGCTCTTACTACTGCCATCAGGCCAGTGGTGTGGGCATGAAAAGCACTTTAGGAACAGGTACGGCCACCATTCAGGTGCATGATATCAAAAAAACTGACTTGGTTTTTGTGATTGGTGCAAACCCCGCTTCTAATCATCCTCGTTTTTTAACAGAACTGCTGCATGTAAGAAGGCGTGGTGGTAATGTAGTGGTGCTCAATCCTGCCAAAGAGCCAGGTTTGGTCAACTTTTCTATTCCATCTGACGTAAGGTCTATTTTAAGTACGGGTTCTGATATTGCCTCACATTATTTGCAACCAAGAATTGGTGGCGACATGGCGGTACTTTATGGCATAGGCAAAGTACTTATAGAAGAAAATAAATTAAATACTGATTTCATTAAGAACCACACCGAAGGTTTTGAAACATTTAAAAACGGTATAGAAAAACTTACTTGGCAGGATATAGAAAAAAGTGCAGGACTAAGTGCCGATGAAATTAGAACGATAGCTGATGTTTATGTCAAAGCAGAAAACGTAATTTTCTCATGGGCTATGGGCATTACACATCATAAACATGGCTCTGAAAATGTAGAAGCCATTGTCAATTTAGCTATGCTACGTGGCATGGTCGGTAGAAAAGAAGCTGGCTTATTACCACTAAGAGGTCATTCTAATGTGCAAGGAATTGGCTCTATGGGTGTTTCGCCAGCATTGAAAGAAAAGGTATTTGAGAGCATTGAAAAGCATTTGAATGTAAAACTGCCTACCACTGCAGGCTGGGACACCATGAAATGCATGGACGAAGCCGACAAGGGGAATGTGGATATGGCTTTCTTACTTGGAGGTAACCTTTACGCCTCTAATCCCAACCTGAACTTTGCCGACCAAGCCTTAAATAAAATCCCTTTTAAAGTATTTATAAACACCACGCTAAACGAAGGACATATAAAAGCCGTGGATGAAGAATGTCTGATACTTCCTGTACTGGTTCGTGATGAGGAAAAGCAGAAGACCACGCAGGAGTCTATGTTTAACTATGTACGTATGAGCGATGGCGGTATTGACCGTATCTCAAACCTCCGCTCAGAAGTTGACATTATTGCCGAAATAGGAAGCCGTGTTTTAGGCGATAGCAAAGTTGATTTCAAGGCCTTCAAAAGCCATGAAGCAGTTAGAAAAACCATAGCAGCTGTGATTCCGGGTTTTGAAAAGTTAAATGACATAGACGCTACTAAAGAAGAGTTTCAAATTTCGGGTAGAACTTTCCATACACCGGAATTTAGTACCCCTTCGGGCAAAGCCCAATTCGTATTTAATCCTCTACCCGATTTAGATAGAGCAAAAGATGCTTTATCCTTAATGTCGGTAAGAAGCGAAGGACAGTTTAACTCCATAGTATACGAAGAGCATGACGCATGGCGTGGCACTAAGCACCGAGATGTACTGCTTATGAATACGGAAGACATCGCAGAAAAAGGCTTTAAAAATGGACAACGAGTAAATGCTAAAAGCAAAACAGGGCAGATTGACAATTTTGAAATTGTGGAATTTGACATTGCCAAAGGCTGTGTTTTGGGTTTTTATCCTGAAACCAATTTCTTGGTTTCGTCTGAGACAGATGGTAGAAGTTTGACCCCATCTTTTAAGAATACCGAAATTTGGTTAGAGGCCGTTTAGACATGAGAGATTTCATCCTTCGCTACCGATGTTTCGCTCCTAAGGAGCAGACCCGGCACACATTTTAATGGCTTATTTTCCAATAACGGAGTGTTCCTAAAAGCGTATTTCTATGGCCACATTCTTCTATATTTTGAAAGCCTGCTTCTTCTAAATAGTTTCTAATTTCACCATTAACATTAGCCGAAGTAGTATGAAAGTTATCGAAAACTTGAAGTATAAAAAACAAGATTCTTTGGACTGGATTAGAAGCTTTGCCCCAATCTGCTAAAACAAAAACGCCATCTGGTTTAAGTACTCTTTTCAATTCCTTGAAGGCACTTAACTTCTCTGCCGTAGTTAAATGATGAAAAACCCATGATGAAATCACTTTGTCAAAATATTGGTCTTGAAAAGGAATGGTTTCCCCATCAAAAGCTTTTAAAGTCAAACCTGGTATGCTTTTCTTTTTGGCTATCTCCAAAATACGTGGGTCTACATCTAAACCGACCATTACTGCAACCTTATGTTTTGCCAATAATAGTTCACATAGCGTAGCCGTACCACAGCCAAAATCTAACACTTTATCATCTGCATTAATTTCGGCTAAATCTATCGCTCTAGATTTCACCTCTTTCTCAGGTACGCTGAGCTTTATAAACCAATCATATATGGGGGTAAGAAAATGATATTTAAGAGCAGGAATGTACGCCATTACCAGTTTCCTATTTGTGTGGCAGCTTCTAATTTATTCTCCAAATCATCAGGTAGCTTTACAAAAAAATCAAGCTTGGTGAGCTCTTCTAATTTATCAATGCTCACTTTCATGCTTTTCTCTTCAAAGTGATAAAGTGCTTCATTTGGCATAAGATAAGCCACTATATTTTGAGGTTTAGAACCATCTTTGGAGAGCGTAAAAAGGACTTTGAAAAAGTGGGTAGGTACACTCACATCATTTTGCTTTCCTATGTATAGAAACCTATGCTCAAAAACCGGTCCCGTTATTACGTAAATAGTGCCATATTTCCTGGCCCAACTTCTAGTTTTAATCTCTAGTTCGTTCCAAGCATACCTATTAAGGACGGAATCAAACGGAGCAATATTAGACATAGAAAAAGTCTCCTCCATATTCGCTTGACAGCATTTAAAATCGCCGGCCGGCACCAAATGCCCTCTATCATAACCTGAGCCAGAATAGTCATAATAAGCTGCTGTTTGCGAAGCTAAAACTTCTTGGTCGTCAAATCTTATTCCGTAGCGGCTCGCTTCTCCCCTCGTAAATCCTCCTTCTAATTTGTGCAGTGTAAACCTAGCCTGCATGATGTCTTCATCATAATAAACTAAGAAATTCGGTTTCTCTATCCATTCTCCATAGGTGCTGGGCTCTGGAAGCATGAAGTCAGAATAGAGTGCATTGACAGGTTCACTTTGCACTACCGTCCTTTCCTTTTCCAGGCCAAATTTGGATAAGGCTTTATGTAGTAAATCTGGATGATTAAGAAGATAAATAGCAAGAAGCATTAATACAAATGCCCAAAAAGACCCTATATATTTTTGCCAAAAAGGTTTGCTGTAAGCCATGTTTAAAGTTTAGTATCAATGGCAAATATCAGTAAAAACAAACGGATTGATTCGTGTGAATTTCTTGGCACTATTAAATAGCTCGTTTTAACTTAAAAGTGGTGAAGGTTAAAACGCCATCTCTTCTGTAAAAAATCTCAATTAACTTACCTTCTTTCCTGGAAAGTAGGCGATAAATACCAGCTAAAGTTAGTTTATCTACATGGTCATTGTTTATGAAAACAATTTCATCTTTTGCACGCAAACCAGCCACATAACCAGGTGAACCATCAATTACATCAACAACATAAAGCCTTGAAAGGTTATCTTTTTGGGCTCGAATATCTAAGCCACTCATGTCATGATCGAAGGGTTGATTTATCCTTTTTCTGATTGGCTTAAGAGCCATATAGCCTTCACTATAATTTAAGGTTACCTTAAACCTTCTTAAAAACTCACCACCTATACTTCCTTGTCTGTTATCATCGGTAGGTGGAAATTTCATACTAAATGCCAAAGAGTCTGGAAATGAGGCTATCACATTATTTAACTCATACTTCCCTATGGAAACCTTCGGTATTCTTCCAATATTTCCAAAAATTTCACCATTTAATCCTCTTCCTAAGTTAGCCCTAATAACCTTTTCGGGAAGCTGAATATGCCCTTCCTCCGAGTTTAACAGTAAAGCATGGCCCGCTCCTGTATCTATTACCATTCTCACGGTTCTTTCAGGATTGCCACCTTCCGTTATCCGAAT
This sequence is a window from Arcticibacterium luteifluviistationis. Protein-coding genes within it:
- a CDS encoding M16 family metallopeptidase; protein product: MISYQHFALKNGLQVYLHEDKTTPIAAFNIVYNVGSRDEDESRTGFAHLFEHLMFGGSKNIPSYDEPLQKVGGENNAFTSPDVTNYYITLPVSNIETAFWLESDRMLSLSFDPKVLEVQRKVVIEEFKQRYLSQPYGDVWLKMRPLAYKNHPYKWATIGKEIKHIEDATLEDVKDFFFTHYRPNNATLVVAGNISLEEVKRLTEKWFGDIPAGPKKERKLPLEPVQTEARFLETEAKVPLSALYKAYHMPGRYEEDFHKADLISDVLGRGKSSRLYKELVKEQGLFNNINAYISSSLDPGLLMISGNLNEGISIEKGNEAVEKIVLKLTEEIMEETELEKVKNQAEASIQFSEIELLTRAMNLAFAANYGDPELCNKDAEKLAAITPENFQEMAKKVLRPENCSTMFYRAVN
- a CDS encoding DNA/RNA non-specific endonuclease, which encodes MAYSKPFWQKYIGSFWAFVLMLLAIYLLNHPDLLHKALSKFGLEKERTVVQSEPVNALYSDFMLPEPSTYGEWIEKPNFLVYYDEDIMQARFTLHKLEGGFTRGEASRYGIRFDDQEVLASQTAAYYDYSGSGYDRGHLVPAGDFKCCQANMEETFSMSNIAPFDSVLNRYAWNELEIKTRSWARKYGTIYVITGPVFEHRFLYIGKQNDVSVPTHFFKVLFTLSKDGSKPQNIVAYLMPNEALYHFEEKSMKVSIDKLEELTKLDFFVKLPDDLENKLEAATQIGNW
- a CDS encoding class I SAM-dependent methyltransferase; translated protein: MAYIPALKYHFLTPIYDWFIKLSVPEKEVKSRAIDLAEINADDKVLDFGCGTATLCELLLAKHKVAVMVGLDVDPRILEIAKKKSIPGLTLKAFDGETIPFQDQYFDKVISSWVFHHLTTAEKLSAFKELKRVLKPDGVFVLADWGKASNPVQRILFFILQVFDNFHTTSANVNGEIRNYLEEAGFQNIEECGHRNTLLGTLRYWKISH
- a CDS encoding aspartyl protease family protein; protein product: MKKLSSITALMLTSILMVFSMNTMAQFWKKKSKKVENYGFHINGGKKFYSIPFKVYSNLIVVPVVLDDSDTLNFILDTGVSSIFITEPSVAEKLGLEYVREVAIYGAGEGESLLAKVSIDHEFKLGKITGYRQNVVVLSEDILHLSEFMGVPIHGIFGHSLFENFVVTIDFSNFVMTVRQVDGFKFRRRYGDKYPIVVTESKPYTDAIRITEGGNPERTVRMVIDTGAGHALLLNSEEGHIQLPEKVIRANLGRGLNGEIFGNIGRIPKVSIGKYELNNVIASFPDSLAFSMKFPPTDDNRQGSIGGEFLRRFKVTLNYSEGYMALKPIRKRINQPFDHDMSGLDIRAQKDNLSRLYVVDVIDGSPGYVAGLRAKDEIVFINNDHVDKLTLAGIYRLLSRKEGKLIEIFYRRDGVLTFTTFKLKRAI
- a CDS encoding FdhF/YdeP family oxidoreductase; this translates as MKTKSYVGGWKSIFYSFHVIKEAGLGSVAKTITSKNTCKTCAYGMGGQKGGMVNEANDKIEICKKSLQAQLTDIQAPIPTGFWEENSIEQLRKLRPRELEMLGRLQHPLLKLKGESHYKAITWEEALSKIADKFKATAPNNTFFYSSGRSSNEAAFLLHLFARIYGTNNVNNCSYYCHQASGVGMKSTLGTGTATIQVHDIKKTDLVFVIGANPASNHPRFLTELLHVRRRGGNVVVLNPAKEPGLVNFSIPSDVRSILSTGSDIASHYLQPRIGGDMAVLYGIGKVLIEENKLNTDFIKNHTEGFETFKNGIEKLTWQDIEKSAGLSADEIRTIADVYVKAENVIFSWAMGITHHKHGSENVEAIVNLAMLRGMVGRKEAGLLPLRGHSNVQGIGSMGVSPALKEKVFESIEKHLNVKLPTTAGWDTMKCMDEADKGNVDMAFLLGGNLYASNPNLNFADQALNKIPFKVFINTTLNEGHIKAVDEECLILPVLVRDEEKQKTTQESMFNYVRMSDGGIDRISNLRSEVDIIAEIGSRVLGDSKVDFKAFKSHEAVRKTIAAVIPGFEKLNDIDATKEEFQISGRTFHTPEFSTPSGKAQFVFNPLPDLDRAKDALSLMSVRSEGQFNSIVYEEHDAWRGTKHRDVLLMNTEDIAEKGFKNGQRVNAKSKTGQIDNFEIVEFDIAKGCVLGFYPETNFLVSSETDGRSLTPSFKNTEIWLEAV